From the uncultured Trichococcus sp. genome, one window contains:
- the citF gene encoding citrate lyase subunit alpha, with translation MTVNKVGKDIPEMYAEQYGVFDGELANIKDYKETTRKIHPVKPRDKKMLGSLREAIEKTGLKDGMTISFHHHFREGDFVINMVMDEIAKMGFKNLSIAPSSIANIHEPLIGHIKKGVVTSITSSGLRDKVGAAISEGILDNPVVIRSHGGRARAIVRGDIHIDVAFLGAPSSDEYGNVNGSHGRTACGSLGYAMVDAKYADQVVVITDSLMPYPNTPISIPQTDVDYVVVVDAIGDPEGIAKGATRFTKNPKELLIAEYASKVITNSPYYKQGFSFQTGTGGASLAVSRFLKESMINDGITASFALGGITNAMVELLEEGLVEKIIDVQDFDHPSAISLGKNANHYEVDAIMYASPLSKGSVINQLDTAILSALEIDTDFNVNVITGSDGIIRGASGGHSDTSAACKMSLVISPLIRGRIPTIVDTVNTVVTPGSSVDVVVTELGIAINPAREDLIKHFKTLDVPQFTIDQLKDIAYSIVGSPDPIEYGDKVVALIEYRDGTIIDVVKNV, from the coding sequence ATGACTGTCAATAAAGTTGGTAAAGATATACCTGAAATGTATGCTGAGCAATACGGTGTTTTCGATGGGGAATTAGCGAACATCAAAGATTACAAGGAAACCACCCGCAAAATCCATCCGGTAAAACCGCGCGACAAAAAAATGCTTGGGAGCCTGCGCGAAGCAATCGAAAAAACAGGACTGAAAGACGGCATGACGATTTCTTTCCACCATCACTTCCGCGAGGGCGACTTCGTCATCAATATGGTTATGGATGAAATCGCCAAAATGGGCTTCAAAAACCTATCGATTGCACCAAGTTCGATCGCCAACATCCACGAACCGTTGATCGGCCACATCAAAAAAGGCGTTGTCACAAGCATCACATCAAGTGGTTTGCGTGACAAAGTCGGTGCTGCCATCTCTGAAGGCATCCTGGACAACCCGGTAGTCATCCGTTCCCATGGCGGCCGCGCAAGAGCGATCGTACGCGGCGATATCCATATCGACGTCGCTTTCCTGGGTGCGCCAAGTTCCGATGAATACGGCAATGTGAACGGCTCCCACGGCAGAACAGCTTGCGGATCATTGGGATACGCAATGGTGGACGCGAAGTATGCGGATCAAGTAGTCGTCATCACGGACTCTTTGATGCCATACCCGAACACACCTATCAGCATCCCTCAAACAGATGTGGATTACGTTGTAGTGGTAGACGCAATCGGTGATCCTGAAGGTATCGCTAAAGGCGCAACCCGCTTCACGAAAAACCCTAAAGAACTTTTGATCGCGGAATATGCTTCAAAAGTGATCACGAATTCGCCATACTACAAACAAGGTTTCTCTTTCCAAACCGGTACCGGTGGGGCTTCATTGGCTGTATCCCGTTTCTTGAAAGAATCCATGATCAACGATGGCATCACAGCGAGTTTTGCTTTGGGCGGCATCACAAATGCGATGGTTGAACTGCTTGAAGAAGGCCTTGTCGAAAAAATCATTGACGTACAGGATTTCGATCACCCATCCGCAATCTCATTAGGCAAAAATGCGAACCATTATGAAGTCGATGCGATCATGTATGCATCCCCATTAAGCAAAGGTTCTGTCATCAACCAATTGGATACAGCTATCTTGTCCGCTTTGGAAATCGATACGGACTTCAACGTGAACGTCATTACTGGTTCCGACGGCATCATCCGTGGCGCTTCCGGCGGCCACTCTGATACAAGTGCTGCCTGCAAGATGAGTTTGGTCATCTCTCCGCTGATCCGTGGACGTATCCCGACAATCGTTGATACGGTCAACACGGTTGTCACGCCTGGTTCAAGCGTCGATGTTGTCGTTACCGAATTAGGTATCGCCATCAACCCTGCCAGAGAAGATCTGATCAAACACTTCAAGACATTGGATGTGCCTCAATTCACGATCGATCAACTGAAGGACATCGCGTATTCCATCGTTGGGTCTCCTGATCCGATTGAATACGGCGACAAAGTTGTTGCCCTGATCGAATACCGTGATGGTACGATAATTGATGTGGTCAAAAATGTCTGA
- the citE gene encoding citrate (pro-3S)-lyase subunit beta has protein sequence MERLRRTMMFVPGANAAMLRDAPLYGADSIMFDLEDAVSLKEKDSARTLVHFALRTFDYSKSETVVRINSLDTVGKLDIEAMVLAGVDVIRLPKTETAQDIVDVDEAITEVETKYGIEIGRTKMMAAIESAEGVLNAREIAKASTRLIGIALGAEDYVTNMKTKRYPDGQELFFARSYILHSARAAGIAAIDTVYSDVENVGGFAREVELVKQLGFDGKSVINPRQIPIVNHIYAPTEKEIQHAKEVIWAIREAEEKGSGVISLKGKMVDKPIVERAERVIALAKAAKLISEEDI, from the coding sequence ATGGAACGTTTAAGAAGAACTATGATGTTTGTCCCTGGCGCAAATGCTGCAATGCTAAGGGATGCACCCCTATATGGTGCTGATTCGATCATGTTTGACCTGGAGGATGCGGTTTCGCTGAAAGAAAAAGATTCAGCCCGTACATTGGTTCATTTCGCATTGCGGACATTTGATTACAGCAAATCAGAAACAGTCGTGCGTATCAACAGCTTGGACACAGTCGGAAAACTCGACATCGAAGCGATGGTTTTGGCAGGCGTGGATGTTATCCGTCTTCCAAAAACGGAAACAGCTCAAGATATCGTGGACGTAGATGAAGCAATCACTGAAGTCGAAACAAAATACGGCATCGAAATCGGCAGAACAAAAATGATGGCTGCCATCGAATCCGCTGAAGGCGTACTGAATGCCCGCGAAATCGCGAAAGCATCCACCCGTTTGATCGGTATCGCATTAGGCGCGGAAGATTACGTAACCAATATGAAAACAAAACGCTACCCTGACGGACAAGAATTGTTCTTCGCAAGAAGCTACATTCTTCATTCTGCGCGTGCGGCCGGCATCGCAGCCATCGATACGGTTTACTCTGATGTTGAAAACGTGGGCGGATTCGCTCGCGAAGTGGAGCTTGTCAAACAGCTTGGTTTCGACGGGAAATCCGTCATCAACCCACGTCAAATTCCGATCGTCAACCATATCTACGCACCAACAGAAAAAGAAATTCAACATGCTAAAGAAGTTATTTGGGCTATCAGAGAAGCTGAAGAAAAAGGTTCAGGCGTTATCTCCTTGAAGGGTAAGATGGTCGACAAACCGATCGTTGAACGTGCTGAACGTGTCATAGCTTTGGCCAAAGCCGCAAAACTTATTAGCGAGGAGGATATTTAA
- the citD gene encoding citrate lyase acyl carrier protein yields the protein MEIKKYAVAGTTESSDIMIVVEPSDNNEVAVTLNSSVEKQYGDRIEEVIIATLKNLGITSAKVSAVDKGALDCTIEARTVTAIHRAAEQDDYNWKEMDTWNV from the coding sequence GTGGAAATTAAAAAATATGCAGTAGCTGGAACGACTGAATCAAGTGACATCATGATCGTCGTTGAACCTAGCGATAACAACGAAGTCGCAGTGACACTGAATTCAAGCGTGGAAAAACAATATGGCGATCGTATCGAGGAAGTCATCATCGCAACACTTAAAAATCTAGGCATCACAAGCGCGAAAGTATCCGCTGTCGATAAAGGTGCTTTGGATTGCACGATCGAAGCACGCACAGTAACGGCCATTCACCGTGCCGCTGAACAAGACGACTACAACTGGAAGGAGATGGACACATGGAACGTTTAA
- the citC gene encoding [citrate (pro-3S)-lyase] ligase, translating to MKRIWIKRVPADKKTWEDLLVLGGLVPDEQVDYTVGLYDRNKLVATGSTYQNIIKLIAVDPEYQSENLLTKIVMALSSKLHDEGIIHFFLYTKPSVAVSFASLGFEEVIRTNDILFMEQGSPDFADYLALLESRKKDADHAGAIVMNANPFTNGHLYLVETAAAQVDVLYLFVLSDDRSDFSTAERLKLVEAGTQHLPNVVILPTRDYQVSSATFPSYFLKDQAVEGIARVQAVLDATLFKERIAPALQIKTRFVGEEPLSPVTEVYNESMRKIFSDTLALTVVPRIELDGQVISATRVRKALKEDDFQTIKKLVPPTTYIYLAENYGKDKFRGEKSGN from the coding sequence CTGAAAAGAATCTGGATAAAGCGTGTTCCAGCGGACAAAAAAACTTGGGAAGATTTATTGGTCTTAGGCGGATTGGTCCCGGACGAGCAAGTCGACTATACAGTAGGCCTCTATGACCGAAACAAATTAGTCGCTACCGGATCGACTTATCAAAACATCATCAAACTCATCGCTGTCGATCCTGAGTATCAAAGCGAAAATTTATTGACAAAAATCGTGATGGCTTTATCCTCCAAGCTTCACGATGAGGGCATTATCCACTTCTTTTTGTATACGAAACCCAGTGTGGCGGTTTCCTTTGCATCTCTTGGCTTTGAAGAGGTTATCCGCACAAATGATATTCTCTTTATGGAGCAAGGCTCTCCCGATTTTGCGGATTACTTGGCCTTGCTTGAAAGCCGCAAAAAGGATGCCGATCATGCGGGAGCCATCGTAATGAATGCTAATCCATTCACCAACGGTCATTTGTACTTAGTCGAAACGGCTGCTGCGCAAGTTGATGTACTCTATCTTTTTGTCCTCTCTGATGATCGCTCTGATTTTTCGACGGCAGAGCGGTTGAAGCTTGTAGAGGCGGGCACACAGCACCTTCCGAATGTGGTCATTCTCCCGACAAGGGACTATCAAGTGTCATCCGCTACTTTCCCTTCCTATTTCCTGAAGGATCAGGCAGTAGAAGGCATAGCCCGCGTACAGGCTGTGCTGGATGCAACCTTGTTCAAGGAGAGGATCGCGCCTGCTCTCCAGATCAAAACGCGCTTTGTAGGGGAAGAGCCATTATCCCCCGTTACAGAGGTATATAACGAGAGTATGCGTAAGATTTTTTCTGATACGCTTGCCCTTACAGTCGTTCCCCGGATCGAACTGGATGGGCAGGTCATCAGTGCTACACGTGTACGAAAAGCATTGAAAGAAGATGATTTTCAAACAATTAAAAAACTTGTACCACCAACAACTTATATTTATTTGGCAGAAAATTATGGAAAAGACAAATTTAGAGGTGAAAAAAGTGGAAATTAA
- a CDS encoding OadG-related small transporter subunit, producing the protein MVFDPEALKIAFELMIFGMGGIFLVLFLLYVVSIVLIKRFPA; encoded by the coding sequence ATGGTATTTGATCCAGAAGCTTTAAAAATTGCATTTGAATTGATGATTTTCGGTATGGGCGGCATCTTCCTGGTGCTGTTCCTGCTGTATGTTGTATCGATTGTATTGATCAAACGTTTTCCAGCCTAA